The Acinetobacter chinensis genomic sequence ATGATATAGCGGGAACTGCCCAACTGTTCTCTATCCAGGATCAGGGAAATGGTAAGGGTTATTTACAGCTGAATGGTGACAGTGTAACTACGGGTAATGCATGGATTCATGGTGATACTGCAGTGGGTGGGAAACTGACAGCGAATGAACTGCAGGTGAATGGTACGATTACAGGTCTGACGCATTTGGATGGTGGTCTGGATATCAGGGATGCTGCAGGTACCAGTAATCTTGTTTCTATTTCAGATCAGGGAAATGGTAAAGCTCATTTTTCGGTTAATGGTGACAGTGTTACCACAGGTAATGCATCGATTTATGGTGATACCACAGTGGGTGGAAAGCTGACAGCGAATGAACTGCAGGTGAATGGCACGATTACAGGTCTGACTCATCTGGATGGTGGTCTGAATATTAATAATGCGGCAGGTACCAGTAATCTTGTTTCTATTTCAGATCAGGGAAATGGTAAAGCTCATTTTTCTGTTAATGGTGACAGTGTTACTACGGGTAATGCATCGATTTACGGTGATACCACAGTGGGCGGAAAGCTGACCACTACGGATCTTCAGGTGAATGGAACGCTGACTGGTTTAAATCAGATTGTCAGCGCAGACATTAAGACCCAGGCGTTTGCAGTCAATGATCCGGCAGGGGCGGTTCTATTCAGTGCTCAAAATGCTGGAAATGGGCAAGGTTTGTTTAACTTTAATGGGCTGAGTAATTTTAATGGTAATTTGTCTGTAAGTGGGAAAGTGACGGTTCAGGATCTGGAAGTTCTGGGATTGTTACAGTTGAAAAATATTGATGCTCAGAATACTCAGATCAGTAATGTAGCCGCTGCAAATCAGGGGCATCAGGCTGTCAATTTAACACAGATGAATGACACGGCTACACAGACACTGACAGATGCAAAAGCGTTCACTACGTCAACAGCTACAACATTAAGAACAGAAGCCGCAACAGAAACCACCCGTGTCAATAAAGCCATAGCAGATGGGGATGCTGCGACCCTTGCATCAGCCAATAAAACCACAGTTGATACGGCAGCTGCGATCCGATCAGAAGCGGCAACAGAAACAACGCGTGTCAATAAAGCGATTGCAGATGGAGATGCTGCGACCCTTGCATCAGCCAATAAAACCACAGCAGATACAGCAGCAGCCATCCGTACAGAAGCTGCAACAGAAACAACCCGTGTCAATAAAGCGATCGCAGATGGAGATGCTGCGACCCTTGCATCAGCCAACAAAACCACAGCTGATACTGCAACCACGATCCGATCAGAAGCTGCAACAGAAACAGCCCGTGTCAATAAAGCCATCGCAGATGGAGATGCTGCAACACTGGCATCAGCCAATAAAACCACAGCAGATACAGCAGCCGCGATCCGATCAGAAGCGGCAACAGAAACAATCCGTGTCAATAAAGCAATTTCTGATGGTGATAAAGCGACCCTGGCATCAGCCAATAAAACCACAGCAGACACTGCAACAGCCATCCGTGCAGAAATTGCATCAGAAACAACGAAAGTCAATCAGGCAATTTCAGACGGAGATAAAGCAACACTTGCATCTGCAAACGAGACTACAGCAGACACCGCAGCAGCGATCCGTACAGAAGCCGCAACAGAAACGACCCGTGTCAACAAAGCAGTTTCAGATGGAGATAAAGCAACACTGGCTGCGGCAAATAAAACCACGGCAGATACTGCAACAGCGCTGAAAGCAGATGCCGCAAAAGAAACAGCCAGAGTCAACAAAGCTATTACAGACAGTGAGCAGTCAGCAATTGCAGCTGCCAGACAGCATACAGATCAGACGGGTGCATCCATTATTGCTCAGGCAAAGGCTTATACAGATGCCAATGCAAATGGTTCGGTCAACGTTCAGATCAATGCTGCAGATAAAACTGCCAAAGCAACAGCACAGGGCGCAGATTCACTTGCAATTGGGGTTAATACTTTAGCAGGTGGAGATGAAGCCATTGCGATTGGTAAAAATGCACAGGCTTTAGGAAGACAGTCCATCAGCATTGGAACAGGAAACATTGTTAAAGGAAATA encodes the following:
- a CDS encoding YadA-like family protein — protein: MNKKYSSLALAICTIMQAGAVKAAITDDVDAPNYITTPNLTVNGNANINGDSSVSGNSIVNGKLTTNELQVNGAVTGLSQLNGGLTVNDAAGTYNLMSIQDQGNGEGYLQLTGDSYTSGDSTVQGNSTVNGKLTASELQVNGTITGLSYLNGGLTVNDAAGTAQLFSIQDQGSGEGYLQLTGDSYTSGDSTVQGNSTVNGKLTASELQVNGTITGLSYLNGGLTVNDAAGTANLFSISDQGNGKGALYLNGNSHTVGDSLVQGDSIVGGKLTASELQVYGTITGLSYLNGGLTVNDIAGTAQLFSIQDQGNGKGYLQLNGDSVTTGNAWIHGDTAVGGKLTANELQVNGTITGLTHLDGGLDIRDAAGTSNLVSISDQGNGKAHFSVNGDSVTTGNASIYGDTTVGGKLTANELQVNGTITGLTHLDGGLNINNAAGTSNLVSISDQGNGKAHFSVNGDSVTTGNASIYGDTTVGGKLTTTDLQVNGTLTGLNQIVSADIKTQAFAVNDPAGAVLFSAQNAGNGQGLFNFNGLSNFNGNLSVSGKVTVQDLEVLGLLQLKNIDAQNTQISNVAAANQGHQAVNLTQMNDTATQTLTDAKAFTTSTATTLRTEAATETTRVNKAIADGDAATLASANKTTVDTAAAIRSEAATETTRVNKAIADGDAATLASANKTTADTAAAIRTEAATETTRVNKAIADGDAATLASANKTTADTATTIRSEAATETARVNKAIADGDAATLASANKTTADTAAAIRSEAATETIRVNKAISDGDKATLASANKTTADTATAIRAEIASETTKVNQAISDGDKATLASANETTADTAAAIRTEAATETTRVNKAVSDGDKATLAAANKTTADTATALKADAAKETARVNKAITDSEQSAIAAARQHTDQTGASIIAQAKAYTDANANGSVNVQINAADKTAKATAQGADSLAIGVNTLAGGDEAIAIGKNAQALGRQSISIGTGNIVKGNNSGAFGDPNNVTGNASYAFGNNNTISQDNTFVMGNNVNTKAKNAVVLGNGSASDRDNTVSVGASGSERQVINVAAGTASTDAVNVKQMKDADANTLASARSYADSRAVQLNNKLNNIEKTAYRGVAIAMASQQPVPNIKAGQYAVFGGIGHYEGESAGALGVASVFADGQTSVSGAFSVAGGGEVGGRVGVSYVFGGK